One Glandiceps talaboti chromosome 20, keGlaTala1.1, whole genome shotgun sequence genomic region harbors:
- the LOC144450843 gene encoding uncharacterized protein LOC144450843, with product MVIQKLTSQLQHSNAMVRVNSVKTLGELGLDRKKVIMGLLPLLMDDMDSVRDEATATLTKLTGIHDKEGLAQLLVDLGILQPYMYTNNDREVIEELAERYQTRYIDDSEEMTESFRRKPSGFSLDDLVNVDTDSRKPSLLELWVANTRPGLRPDDEDLSKEYIEEGLTETSIVTDDFSPWEHIIKQRRSEQFVKQSKRVQFKASSSSQMVDEDISLDTWNQMTAAAQRNFFQTSRVKHREVHQDVRDGYMERLLQEKDNVAAAMEKRLKQHRDRYKVMMMKRKKDKQKLFLPNKSGLYKYYYKCSKVETKYYTKGSRHNYGSVDGEINSQYQPIHTKEGKLVKSPRTGNNLTFVLDEEWKYQNIEGSGLFTDTDSGIHSEKVTSTRQSVKQDEDETVDSQVDESSQKLDSRSHLTQRLMKGKIKDGRLQHLHRMYTSTEISLGDSGVGCPSEISSVKIDTATVASTEMPPIKRTENWKELFKRPTAQQRKQFYEERKTCKQRREMTLPPLVYLHDDDLTDGVAGQRLLKKMSVKDRKKQAMEREMQWHTIESVPAKLCVHTNGESSGTCNFGVLNMSWTTGSPRYHDVTKSQYNHQHAINQTLPQRKRDTRTYNLPPSEMVLNRLHQYWQTRRRTNNLSALSTLNSDFQWKSDVAIVIPTAEADQSLPPINNINNKQSENKADKRTSPLKLPKVKSEDKTTTRGCYNAQRDTDEGLPEVSSEMLQYHTTQMMLPQKV from the exons ATGGTGATCCAAAAATTGACGTCACAACTACAACACAGTAACGCTATGGTCCGTGTTAATTCAGTCAAAACACTTGGTGAACTTGGACTTGACAGAAAAAAAGTGATTATGGGATTATTACCACTACTTATGGATGATATG GACAGTGTCCGAGATGAAGCCACTGCCACACTTACTAAATTAACTGGAATTCATGACAAAGAAGGATTGGCCCAGCTGTTGGTAGATTTAGGAATTCTACAACCATATATGTACACCAATAATGAT AGGGAAGTCATCGAGGAGCTGGCTGAGAGGTATCAAACAAGGTACATAGATGACAGTGAAGAAATGACAGAATCTTTCAGAAGAAAACCAAGTGGTTTTAGTTTAGATGATCTTGTCAATGTTGACACTGATTCCAGGAAGCCGTCATTATTAGAATTATGGGTAGCTAACACAAGACCAGGACTTAGACCAGATGACGAAGACCTAAGTAAG GAATATATAGAAGAAGGACTGACTGAAACTAGTATCGTCACGGATGACTTTAGTCCCTGGGAGCATATAATTAAACAACGCAGAAGTGAACAATTTGTGAAACAATCCAAAAGAGTTCAGTTCAAAGCCAGTTCTTCGTCTCAGATGGTAGATGAAGATATCTCATTGGATACATGGAATCAAATGACAGCTGCTGCTCAGAGAAATTTTTTCCAGACCTCGAGAGTCAAACATCGGGAAGTTCACCAGGATGTCAGGGATGGCTACATGGAAAGGCTTCTCCAGGAAAAGGACAATGTTGCTGCAGCCATGGAAAAACGACTCAAACAACACAGAGATCGATATAAAGTTATGATGATGAAACGTaaaaaagataaacaaaaacTGTTCCTTCCTAATAAAAGTGGCTTGTATAAGTATTATTATAAATGTTCTAAGGTGGAGACAAAATATTATACTAAAGGAAGCAGACATAATTATGGTAGCGTGGATGGTGAAATCAATAGTCAATATCAACCTATTCATACCAAAGAAGGTAAACTTGTGAAGAGTCCTCGTACTGGAAATAACTTGACTTTTGTACTCGATGAAGAGTGGAAATACCAGAATATTGAAGGCAGTGGTTTATTCACAGACACTGATTCAGGTATTCACTCTGAAAAAGTCACATCAACAAGACAAAGTGTAAAACAAGATGAAGATGAAACTGTTGATAGCCAAGTTGACGAAAGTTCACAAAAACTTGATAGCAGAAGTCATTTGACACAAAGACTCATGAAAGGAAAG ATCAAAGATGGCCGACTTCAACATCTACATAGAATGTACACATCAACTGAAATAAGTCTAGGTGATTCTGGTGTTGGTTGTCCATCAGAGATTTCTAGTGTTAAGATAGATACAGCAACTGTAGCATCAACTGAGATGCCACCTATCAAGAGAACAG AGAATTGGAAAGAGCTGTTTAAGAGACCAACAGCACAGCAACGAAAACAATTCTATGAGGAAAGAAAAACTTGCAAACAAAGACGAGAGATGACTCTACCACCCTTAGTCTATCTACATGATGATGATCTTACTGATGGTGTGGCTGGACAGAGACTACTCAAGAAAATGTCAGTGAAAGATAGAAAGAAACAGGCTATGGAAAGAGAAATGCAATGGCATACCATAGAATCTGTACCAGCAAAACTGTGTGTTCACACCAATGGAGA GAGTAGTGGTACATGTAACTTTGGAGTGTTGAACATGAGCTGGACTACTGGCAGTCCACGTTACCATGACGTCACCAAAAGTCAATATAATCACCAACATGCAATAAATCAGACATTACCCCAGAGAAAGAGAGATACTAGAACTTATAATTTACCACCGTCAGAGATGGTGTTGAACAGATTACATCAATATTGGCAAACAAGGAG GAGGACTAATAACTTGTCTGCATTGTCAACACTAAATTCTGACTTTCAATGGAAGAGTGATGTTGCCATAGTGATACCAACAGCTGAAGCAGATCAGAGTTTACCACCGATAAATAATATCAACAATAAACAATCAGAGAACAAG GCTGACAAACGGACATCTCCCCTCAAGCTACCAAAGGTGAAATCTGAAGATAAAActaccactagagggtgctataATGCTCAACGTGACACAGATGAAGGGCTGCCTGAAGTATCATCAGAAATGTTACAGTACCATACAACTCAGATGATGCTACCACAGAAGGTCTAG
- the LOC144450944 gene encoding 2',3'-cyclic-nucleotide 3'-phosphodiesterase-like, protein MGTDQIATIKIAVFTTGVACCLAYVVLKVVPNIMARYRHRKRTDDGIIDGDVTEIDGLEVKSSCLPPLMSAQQTPVEVEEEEKITDPTLDYPFLTDSKTIRFIQRSNIMFIMRGLPGSGKTHVAEMIRETYSDSIICSADDFRMVDGKYVFNPENLQKDHAKCQAFAKQCCEKKHNVVVIDNTNVRGWEMRYYLDLANQKNYTVVLVEPKTSWKFDAHELARRNKHNVQLTLLQKKVQSFETMIPLFFGWFLNYTDSAKVRKQGQDVYKSLQQIPEFVDRFKMCVHGDPSAALNFNAYFSADSFVVGTHMLHCTAKFCARGKVPDSYTYAKHEGVLQSLGKAFTTQIIGFFVTPRTLGVRLKLTPEQKKIWGQEDEKDFVQDTETSINRYISAAKGRRGKGSMHDISNHQTKAPVMSWEKRGGQQPQNTADDESLFHSFQKSKFVPTSGVGSRAHLTLGCRKGITAVQTGIDLVDIIDAEQEAMATKDRNVTLMLPIQGGTLRCYDNKTWMVYLDVPITVGSLYSGFY, encoded by the exons ATGGGAACCGACCAGATTGCTACTATTAAGATAGCCGTGTTTACAACAGGTGTCGCCTGCTGTCTGGCCTACGTTGTTTTAAAAGTTGTTCCTAATATAATGGCTCGTTATAGACACCGTAAACGGACAGACGATGGCATAATTGATGGAGATGTCACGGAGATTGATGGATTGGAAGTGAAATCATCATGTTTACCACCTTTGATGTCAGCTCAACAAACACCAGTTGAAGTTGAGGAAGAAGAGAAAATAACAGACCCCACGTTAGACTATCCATTTTTGACCGATTCGAAAACCATCAGGTTTATCCAAAGATCCAATATTATGTTTATTATGCGTGGACTTCCTGGTAGTGGCAAGACACATGTTGCTGAAATGATAAGAGAAACGTACAGTGACTCCATTATTTGCTCAGCTGATGATTTTAGAATGGTTGATGGAAAATATGTCTTCAATCCTGAGAATCTGCAGAAAGACCATGCAAAGTGCCAGGCATTTGCAAAGCAATGTTGTGAGAAAAAACACAACGTTGTTGTTATCGATAACACAAATGTCCGTGGTTGGGAGATGAGGTATTATCTAGATCTTGCAAACCAGAAAAACTATactgtagtactagtagaacCCAAGACGTCTTGGAAATTTGATGCCCATGAGTTAGCAAGAAGGAATAAACATAATGTTCAACTCACTCTTTTGCAAAAGAAAGTACAGTCATTTGAGACGATGATTCCTTTATTTTTTGGCTGGTTCCTGAACTACACTGACTCAGCCAAAGTACGGAAACAAGGACAAGATGTATACAAGAGTCTACAACAGATACCAGAGTTTGTGGACAGGTTTAAGATGTGTGTACACGGGG ATCCCAGTGCAGCATTGAATTTTAATGCCTATTTTTCAGCTGATTCCTTTGTTGTTGGGACACACATGCTGCACTGCACTGCCAAATTTTGTGCCAGAGGTAAAGTACCCGACTCCTATACATATGCCAAACATGAAGGAGTTCTGCAGTCACTTGGTAAAGCTTTCACAACACAAATAATTGGTTTCTTTGTGACACCACGGACACTTGGTGTACGGCTAAAATTGACACcagaacagaaaaaaatatgggGTCAAGAAGACGAGAAAGATTTTGTGCAGGATACAGAAACCTCTATAAATCGGTATATCAGTGCAGCTAAAGGTCGTCGAGGGAAAGGATCCATGCATGACATAAGCAATCATCAAACTAAGGCTCCAGTGATGTCATGGGAGAAACGAGGTGGACAGCAGCCACAGAATACAGCAGACGATGAAAGTCTATTTCATAGCTTCCAAAAATCCAAATTCGTTCCAACATCAGGTGTCGGTAGCCGAGCTCATCTCACTCTTGGCTGTAGAAAGGGAATCACTGCAGTTCAAACTGGTATTGATTTGGTGGATATCATAGATGCTGAGCAGGAAGCCATGGCAACTAAAGATAGAAATGTCACATTAATGTTGCCAATCCAAGGAGGTACCCTTCGTTGTTATGACAACAAAACCTGGATGGTATATTTAGATGTGCCAATCACAGTGGGTTCATTATATTCAGGATTTTACTGA
- the LOC144450943 gene encoding protein arginine N-methyltransferase 2-like, producing MSNTSDQVQYIFDHSTGTESDVCVSIFNELTLTGREITKHEIENRVSGGDVELELTKSERSHQECEQGNDCQDNYVDDEILENWVAFSDFSATEDNQLSFLKGEEIKVISKPNDDWWWAVINDKKGYIPANHVTDKSKVEWEAEMWQNEDYFDSYANVKIHYEMLSDDVRTNAYREAIVQNAEWLKDKVVLDIGCGTGILSLFAAKYGQPKQVYAVEASDFVNHTEKLIKQNGFADKITLLNGRIETVSLPEKVDIIISEWMGTMLLFELMIESVLLARDYWLKDTGVMWPSDASLYLVPCTAAHEYKKVKFWDNVYEFDFSYLKSFAQSEFFDKPIFNHELKSEDCLAVPQTVLDLNMNTVQIQDLEEIERDFCFEINQSGDFHGFGSWFTVKFNTMQSDSNSVVLDTGPFHRLTHWKQDLFMMEEPVEVAIGDKITGSVSIKRNPHWRRHLKIIFRYKILSNTTDNVKDYEKLFPLWR from the exons ATGAGTAACACATCTGatcaagtacaatatatattcgACCATTCGACTGGAACAGAGAGTGATGTATGTGTTTCAATTTTTAACGAATTGACATTGACGGGTCGTGAAATCACAAAACATGAGATTGAGAACCGGGTTAGTGGTGGGGACGTCGAACTTGAGTTAACCAAATCTGAAAGAAGTCACCAGGAGTGCGAACAAGGCAACGACTGCCAGGATAATTATGTTGACGACGAAATTTTGGAGAATTGGGTTGCATTTTCAGATTTCAGTGCAACTGAAGATAATCAG CTGAGTTTTTTAAAGGGAGAAGAAATCAAAGTTATAAGTAAACCCAATGATGATTGGTGGTGGGCAGTCATCAATGACAAAAAGGGTTATATTCCAGCCAATCATGTGACAGATAAGAGCAAAGTTGAATGGGAAGCAGAGATGTGGCAAAATGAAGATTATTTTGATAGCTATGCAAATGTA AAAATTCATTATGAAATGTTAAGTGATGATGTCCGAACTAATGCATACAGAGAAGCTATTGTACAGAATGCAGAGTGGTTGAAAGATAAG GTTGTTTTGGACATTGGTTGTGGTACTGGAATCCTTAGTCTGTTTGCTGCAAAGTATGGCCAACCAAAACAG GTATATGCAGTTGAAGCCAGTGATTTTGTGAACCATACAGAAAAGTTGATTAAACAGAATGGATTTGCAGACAAAATCACCCTCCTTAATGGTAGAATAGAAACTGTCAGCTTACCAGAAAAAGTGGATATTATCATCTCAGAATGGATGGGAACTATGTTACTG TTTGAGTTGATGATTGAATCAGTACTACTTGCCAGGGATTATTGGCTCAAGGATACAGGTGTAATGTGGCCATCAGACGCATCACTTTATCTTGTACCATGTACAGCTGCACATGAAtacaaaaaagtcaaattttggGATAATGTTTATGAGTTTGACTTTTCTTACCTCAA GTCATTTGCTCAGAGTGAATTTTTTGATAAACCAATTTTTAATCATGAACTAAAATCTGAAGATTGCTTAGCTGTTCCTCAGACAGTATTAGATCTGAACATGAATACTGTACAGATTCAGGACCTAGAG GAAATTGAGAGagatttttgttttgaaatcaaCCAAAGTGGTGACTTTCATGGCTTTGGTTCCTGGTTTACTGTCAAGTTTAATACCATGCAGTCAGATAGTAATTCTGTTGTCTTAGATACAGGACCATTTCACAG ATTGACACATTGGAAACAAGATCTATTCATGATGGAGGAACCAGTAGAGGTTGCTATCGGTGACAAGATTACAGGAAGTGTTAGCATAAAGCGCAATCCTCACTGGAGAAGACATCTCAAAATTATCTTCAGATATAAGATTTTATCAAATACCACAGATAATGTAAAG GATTATGAAAAACTGTTTCCACTCTGGAGATAG